CATACCATGCTTTTCTTTCGCATCCGCGAATACACGTTCAATTGTTTCTTTACGACGTGCATATATTATTTTATTCTCTTCTGTATGACGAAGATGTTCAGCCTCTTCAAGATATGGTTCCCAGATATGTCGTTGAATGAGCTTTTGATGATTTTGACTTTGTGTACATTGTGCTAGAAGTGGGCAATCCTTACATATAACAGGATTAGAGATGTACTGTCGATAACCTTCCTTAGTAGTCGTTCTATAATCCAGAACTTGTCCTTCCGGACATATGTAACAATCAAAGTGCTCATCATAGACATAATCGTGCTTTTTCAAATATCCCTCCTTTGTACGTGGTCGTGTATAGGGTAAAGCAGGGCGAATTTCATTTTCAATTAAATATTGAGCAATAGCAGGTGTTTTATATCCGGCATCAGCAGCTACAGCATTAGGTTTCCCACATTTTTCAATGACCTTTTCAACTAGAGGCTCTAACATTGTACTATCATGAACGTTACCTGGAGTTACAATAGTCCCCAGGACAAAACCATTTCTATCTGCGGCTGCATGAAATGAATAAGCAAATTGCTTTGTCCTTTCGTCTTTTACATAGTAACCACTCTCCGAATCTGTTGTACTTTCTTTTATTTCTTTGTTTTCTTCTTTTTCATATTTATCTGGTGGGATGGGCTTTTTCCCATGTTCTTCACGATCACTATTAATTTCTGCTTGAAGACGTGCTTCATAAGCTTTTGATTCTTTCCGAACTACTTTCTTTTCGAATTTGCGTTTATTTGCACTTGCTTTAACGTGAGTTGAATCAATGAATACATGTTCCGAACTAACTAACTTTTTATCTGCTGCCTCTTTTAAAATACGGTAGAAAATTTGTTCAAATAAGTCTGTATCCTTAAAACGACGTTCGTAGTTTTTACCAAAAGTTGAAAAGTGGGGTACTTTATCATAAAAACCAAATCCTAAAAACCAGCGATACGCCATATTTGTTTCAATTTCCTTTATCGTT
Above is a genomic segment from Neobacillus endophyticus containing:
- a CDS encoding IS1182 family transposase gives rise to the protein MLSKNTQINRDQIEMIALDQLVPADHLVRKIEAAVDFSFIYSLVEDLYSTKRGRSSIDPVVLIKMAFIQYTFGIRSMRQTIKEIETNMAYRWFLGFGFYDKVPHFSTFGKNYERRFKDTDLFEQIFYRILKEAADKKLVSSEHVFIDSTHVKASANKRKFEKKVVRKESKAYEARLQAEINSDREEHGKKPIPPDKYEKEENKEIKESTTDSESGYYVKDERTKQFAYSFHAAADRNGFVLGTIVTPGNVHDSTMLEPLVEKVIEKCGKPNAVAADAGYKTPAIAQYLIENEIRPALPYTRPRTKEGYLKKHDYVYDEHFDCYICPEGQVLDYRTTTKEGYRQYISNPVICKDCPLLAQCTQSQNHQKLIQRHIWEPYLEEAEHLRHTEENKIIYARRKETIERVFADAKEKHGMRWTTLRGLKKLSMQAMLTFAAMNLKKLATWTWKSPEMA